One genomic window of Undibacterium cyanobacteriorum includes the following:
- a CDS encoding tetratricopeptide repeat protein: protein MKKSSIALAALLLAMGSASLSAVSPAYAQEKKEPSKVEVIRAEWSKPYTEIQKLIGDKQYAEAMTKIEALNAFENKTPYEKFFLSRTKAVVASSTGDNALLAKCFEEMVGSEFLPPADKARYIEAMAGIFFNEKKYAESLVWTKRALEYNKDSTLMQDMLARNYYLLDDFASTITEVKKQIDGDLAAKRVPTIDRLRILHGAYAKTKNSEGVTAMLELLVTYHPTREYWADLLYRLPSKPGFSDRLRLDWYRLLYKSGNMEDDTQYMEMAEIALLAGLPLEAKDVLENGFKAGFLGKGKNAAKHKPLLDKATKQAADDAKSLDAGETAARASKTGLGMVNMGYNFVIHGQVERGIGLIEAGIAKGGLKAPEEAKLHLGMAYLVAGNRAKAEEVLKTVAGNDGAPELARYWLLYKQEAKQ, encoded by the coding sequence ATGAAAAAATCATCTATCGCCCTGGCGGCACTGTTGTTGGCAATGGGCTCCGCTTCTTTGAGCGCAGTTTCTCCTGCTTATGCCCAAGAAAAAAAAGAGCCATCGAAAGTTGAAGTTATCCGTGCTGAGTGGTCTAAGCCATACACTGAGATTCAAAAATTAATCGGTGACAAACAGTATGCTGAAGCGATGACGAAGATCGAGGCTTTGAATGCGTTTGAAAACAAAACACCCTACGAAAAGTTTTTCTTGAGCCGCACGAAAGCGGTGGTTGCATCCAGCACTGGCGACAATGCTTTGTTGGCAAAATGTTTCGAAGAAATGGTGGGAAGTGAATTCTTGCCACCAGCGGACAAAGCGCGCTACATCGAGGCGATGGCTGGTATCTTCTTCAATGAAAAGAAATACGCTGAATCGTTGGTATGGACTAAGCGTGCGCTTGAGTACAACAAAGACAGCACTTTGATGCAAGATATGTTGGCACGTAACTATTATTTGTTGGACGACTTCGCAAGTACGATTACTGAAGTTAAAAAACAAATCGATGGAGATTTGGCGGCTAAGCGAGTTCCTACCATTGATCGCTTGCGCATTTTGCACGGCGCTTACGCAAAAACAAAAAATAGCGAAGGCGTCACAGCGATGTTGGAATTGCTCGTGACCTATCATCCGACGCGTGAATATTGGGCAGATCTTTTGTATCGCTTGCCAAGCAAGCCAGGTTTCTCAGATCGTCTGCGTCTCGACTGGTATCGTTTGCTCTACAAATCGGGCAACATGGAAGATGATACCCAGTACATGGAAATGGCTGAGATTGCTCTTTTAGCTGGTTTGCCATTGGAAGCAAAAGACGTTTTGGAAAACGGCTTCAAAGCTGGCTTCTTGGGCAAAGGTAAGAATGCAGCAAAACACAAACCGCTGTTGGACAAGGCGACTAAGCAAGCTGCTGATGACGCGAAGTCTTTAGACGCTGGTGAAACCGCGGCTCGTGCAAGTAAAACAGGCTTGGGCATGGTGAACATGGGCTATAACTTCGTGATCCATGGACAAGTTGAGCGTGGTATTGGCTTGATCGAAGCTGGTATTGCAAAAGGTGGTTTGAAGGCGCCAGAAGAAGCGAAATTGCACTTAGGCATGGCGTATTTGGTTGCTGGCAATCGTGCGAAAGCTGAAGAAGTCTTGAAGACAGTCGCAGGCAATGATGGTGCTCCAGAGTTGGCACGTTACTGGCTCTTGTACAAGCAAGAAGCTAAGCAGTAA
- the grxC gene encoding glutaredoxin 3 — protein sequence MSAHVLMYSTAVCPYCVMAERLLKSKGVTEIEKVRVDLDPAIREAMMQKTGRRTVPQIYIGETHVGGFDDLSALDRAGKLDALLNPT from the coding sequence ATGTCTGCCCATGTTTTGATGTATAGCACCGCAGTTTGCCCTTATTGCGTGATGGCTGAGCGCCTTCTTAAGTCCAAAGGCGTGACCGAGATCGAGAAAGTGCGCGTGGATTTGGATCCAGCGATTCGTGAAGCGATGATGCAGAAAACCGGTCGCCGTACCGTGCCACAAATTTACATTGGGGAAACACATGTCGGTGGATTCGATGATTTATCGGCGCTCGATCGCGCTGGCAAGCTCGATGCACTGCTAAATCCAACATAA
- the pabB gene encoding aminodeoxychorismate synthase component I, with amino-acid sequence MQSTATASKLRPLRLLPSAIVSLPTPNSPTNKVPCIVLLDDAHSREASSRLYTDLLQELVWNNNDEWDAVWAATQDACSKGYHAVSFLQYESGAQLLGVASRSKKTDASSRILIFRVCQKLSATEAQEFLRSLAGDQVAGIRNVQANVTETEFAESIQTIRDYIAAGDTYQVNYTYRLHFSSYGPPAALYLALRQRQPVPYGAFAILPDQEAILSFSPELFVRHQAGTLLARPMKGTAAASGDDARDQETAEALSKDPKNRAENLMIVDLLRNDLGRIAQIGTVSVPSLFEVTRFSSVLQMTSSIEAKLKPQLSLAEIMRAVFPCGSITGAPKKRTMEIIREIESEDRGLYTGAIGWLDPVPKCSNATAQVIPNFCFSVPIRTLELQVPNSGERRGRMGVGAGIVYDSVANEEYAECQLKARFLTGLQAPFELFETIFATPEDGCRSLEQHLQRMQLSAQYFGFPFHQVTIETALQTHLATIEKAKQYRLKISLNSAGEVLVQSAPLTPLKQINDGVGYLFEGEVCRLDPLLLGHKTTIRAQYDEAWKRAEANGGFDSIFVNQANLVTEGGRSTVFVKLDGAWFTPPLKDGVLPGILRAQMLADATWGIQERSISVADFLRAEEVMLGNSLRGLMKAYQLLETEAHTGQ; translated from the coding sequence GTGCAGAGCACCGCCACTGCGAGTAAACTACGCCCACTTCGACTTCTCCCATCCGCAATTGTGTCCTTGCCAACACCAAATTCACCGACCAACAAAGTCCCTTGTATCGTTCTACTCGATGATGCTCATTCGCGTGAAGCATCCTCGCGTCTGTACACCGACCTGCTCCAAGAACTTGTTTGGAATAACAATGACGAATGGGATGCTGTCTGGGCGGCAACGCAAGATGCCTGTAGCAAGGGATACCATGCGGTGAGCTTTCTCCAGTATGAGAGCGGTGCCCAACTTCTCGGCGTTGCATCGAGGTCGAAAAAGACCGACGCCAGTTCGCGCATTTTGATTTTCCGCGTTTGCCAGAAATTGAGCGCGACCGAAGCGCAGGAGTTTCTACGCAGTCTAGCGGGGGATCAGGTCGCGGGAATTCGAAATGTACAGGCCAATGTGACGGAAACCGAATTTGCGGAGTCGATTCAGACCATTCGCGACTACATCGCTGCGGGCGATACTTATCAAGTCAATTACACCTATCGCCTACACTTTTCCAGCTACGGGCCGCCTGCAGCTTTGTATCTTGCTTTGCGCCAGCGTCAGCCAGTCCCTTACGGTGCGTTTGCTATCTTGCCCGATCAAGAAGCAATCCTCTCTTTTTCACCAGAGCTGTTTGTACGCCATCAAGCCGGGACCTTGTTAGCCCGTCCCATGAAAGGTACAGCAGCTGCCAGTGGAGACGATGCGCGCGACCAAGAAACCGCTGAAGCACTGAGCAAAGACCCCAAAAATCGTGCAGAAAATTTGATGATTGTCGATCTTCTCAGAAACGACTTGGGCCGCATTGCGCAAATCGGTACGGTCAGTGTACCCAGCTTGTTCGAAGTGACGCGCTTTAGTAGTGTGTTGCAAATGACTTCCAGCATAGAAGCAAAGCTCAAGCCTCAGCTCTCGTTGGCAGAGATCATGCGAGCAGTCTTTCCGTGCGGTTCGATTACTGGCGCGCCGAAAAAACGCACCATGGAAATTATTCGAGAAATCGAAAGCGAAGATCGCGGCTTATATACCGGCGCCATCGGCTGGCTCGATCCAGTACCGAAGTGTTCCAACGCAACCGCTCAAGTCATTCCAAATTTCTGCTTTTCCGTGCCAATCCGAACACTCGAATTACAAGTCCCAAATAGTGGTGAACGCCGTGGCCGCATGGGTGTCGGCGCTGGCATTGTGTATGACAGTGTGGCCAACGAGGAATATGCCGAATGCCAATTGAAAGCACGTTTTCTGACAGGTTTACAAGCACCGTTTGAATTATTCGAAACGATCTTTGCAACACCCGAGGACGGTTGTAGATCGCTCGAGCAACATCTCCAAAGAATGCAACTTTCAGCACAGTACTTTGGCTTTCCATTCCACCAGGTTACGATAGAAACCGCGCTGCAGACGCATCTCGCCACAATCGAAAAAGCAAAACAATACCGTCTCAAAATAAGCTTAAATTCAGCTGGAGAAGTACTGGTTCAGAGTGCGCCGTTAACGCCACTGAAGCAGATTAATGATGGAGTCGGTTATCTTTTCGAAGGCGAAGTGTGCCGTCTAGATCCACTCCTTCTCGGTCATAAAACAACGATCAGAGCCCAATATGATGAAGCCTGGAAGCGTGCCGAGGCAAACGGGGGCTTTGACAGCATCTTCGTCAACCAAGCCAACTTGGTGACGGAAGGTGGGCGCAGCACTGTGTTTGTGAAGCTCGATGGTGCCTGGTTCACTCCTCCCTTAAAAGATGGCGTGCTGCCAGGCATCTTGCGTGCTCAAATGCTTGCAGATGCCACTTGGGGAATCCAAGAACGTTCGATCTCAGTCGCCGACTTCTTACGCGCCGAAGAAGTTATGCTAGGAAATTCATTACGGGGACTGATGAAGGCCTATCAGCTGCTTGAGACTGAAGCACACACGGGGCAGTGA
- the gpmA gene encoding 2,3-diphosphoglycerate-dependent phosphoglycerate mutase, with product MYKIVLMRHGESTWNLDNRFTGWTDVDLTEKGVAEARQAGKLLKEAGFTFDLAYTSVLKRAIRTLWGTLDEMDLMWLPVVHDWRLNERHYGALQGLNKAETAAKYGDEQVLVWRRSYDTPPNPLDPSDERTSYNDPRYANLQREQIPLTECLKDTVERVVPAWNDSIAPAIRSGKRIIVSAHGNSLRALIKMLDGISDADIVNLNIPNGQPLVYELDADLKPIKSYYLGDQEAIKAALAAVASQGKAK from the coding sequence ATGTATAAAATTGTTTTGATGCGCCACGGCGAGTCCACTTGGAATCTTGATAATCGCTTTACAGGTTGGACCGATGTCGACCTGACTGAAAAAGGTGTTGCTGAAGCGCGCCAAGCCGGTAAGTTGTTAAAAGAAGCTGGTTTTACATTCGATTTGGCCTATACCTCTGTTCTCAAACGTGCGATTCGTACTTTGTGGGGTACCTTGGACGAGATGGATTTGATGTGGTTACCAGTGGTGCATGATTGGCGTCTCAATGAGCGTCACTATGGCGCCTTGCAAGGTTTGAATAAAGCCGAAACAGCGGCCAAATATGGTGATGAGCAAGTCTTGGTATGGCGTCGTAGCTATGACACTCCGCCGAATCCGCTCGATCCTAGCGATGAGCGCACTTCTTACAATGATCCGCGCTATGCCAACTTGCAACGTGAACAGATTCCGTTGACCGAATGCTTGAAGGACACGGTTGAGCGCGTGGTGCCAGCATGGAATGACAGCATCGCCCCAGCGATTCGTTCGGGCAAACGCATCATCGTTTCTGCACATGGCAATAGCCTGCGTGCCTTGATCAAAATGTTGGATGGCATCAGCGATGCGGACATCGTTAATTTGAATATTCCAAATGGCCAACCTTTAGTTTACGAACTGGATGCAGATTTGAAGCCAATCAAGAGCTATTACTTGGGCGATCAGGAAGCAATTAAGGCAGCCTTGGCGGCAGTCGCGAGTCAAGGTAAAGCCAAATAA
- a CDS encoding Lrp/AsnC ligand binding domain-containing protein has product MLDKISKRILAELQNDGRISNVELATRVNLSPAACLERVRKLQESNYILGYTAQLNPHLLDVALLVFIEVVLDRTTPDVFDAFKRGVQAIPEVLECHMVAGGFDYLVKARVKDMNAYRDFLGKSLLQLSGVRETHTYAVMEEVKNTTALPIK; this is encoded by the coding sequence ATGCTAGACAAAATCAGTAAAAGAATCCTGGCCGAATTACAAAATGACGGCCGCATCAGCAATGTAGAGCTTGCCACACGGGTCAATTTATCTCCTGCAGCCTGTTTGGAACGCGTTCGTAAGCTACAAGAATCAAACTACATTTTAGGCTATACCGCCCAGTTAAATCCACATTTACTCGATGTTGCACTCTTAGTCTTCATCGAAGTGGTCTTAGATCGCACCACACCTGACGTGTTTGATGCCTTCAAACGTGGCGTGCAAGCGATTCCAGAGGTATTAGAATGCCATATGGTCGCCGGTGGCTTTGATTATCTGGTCAAAGCCCGGGTCAAAGACATGAATGCCTATCGCGACTTCCTCGGCAAATCCTTGTTGCAACTGAGCGGCGTACGTGAAACGCACACTTATGCCGTGATGGAAGAAGTGAAGAATACGACCGCTTTGCCGATCAAGTAA
- the secB gene encoding protein-export chaperone SecB — translation MSDQNLQPVFQIQRVYLKDLSLEQPNSPAIFLEQEAPSIEVTLDVAAEPLAEGIFESTVTVTVTAKVKDKVAFLVEAKQAGIFEARNIPAEQMDPLLGIGCPNIVYPYLRSNVADAITRAGFPPIHLTEINFEAFYQQRLANMAEQAKLAAEAGNTDAAATTH, via the coding sequence ATGTCCGACCAAAATTTGCAGCCAGTCTTTCAAATCCAACGCGTCTATCTGAAAGATTTGTCGCTCGAGCAACCAAATTCCCCAGCTATTTTCTTGGAACAAGAAGCGCCAAGCATCGAAGTAACGTTGGACGTTGCTGCAGAACCATTGGCTGAAGGCATCTTCGAATCCACAGTAACAGTGACTGTGACAGCAAAAGTAAAAGACAAAGTAGCATTCTTGGTCGAAGCTAAACAAGCTGGTATCTTCGAAGCACGCAACATTCCTGCAGAACAAATGGATCCATTGTTGGGCATCGGTTGCCCTAACATTGTTTATCCATACTTGCGCTCTAACGTTGCAGATGCGATCACACGTGCGGGCTTCCCACCGATCCATTTGACAGAAATCAACTTCGAAGCGTTCTACCAACAACGTTTGGCTAACATGGCTGAACAAGCTAAGTTGGCAGCAGAAGCTGGCA
- a CDS encoding HesA/MoeB/ThiF family protein: MNDDQLLRYSRHILLDAIGIEGQQAILSAKVLVVGAGGLGSPLLMYLASSGVGQITVVDHDSVDLTNLQRQIAHTTARVGTAKVESARAAMLALNPNLKIECLAERLDETRLKDLLVSADLVFDCTDNFKTRHAINAACVAARVPLVSGAAISFDGQITVFDFRKDDAPCYACLFSPEQAFEEVQCSTMGVFSPLVGIIGTMQAAEGLKLLMNVGTSLNGRLLMLDAKHMDWSQVRVAKNPHCPVCASVSSS; this comes from the coding sequence ATGAACGACGATCAATTACTACGTTACTCGCGTCACATTTTGCTCGATGCGATTGGTATCGAAGGGCAGCAGGCGATTTTGTCGGCCAAGGTTCTTGTGGTCGGTGCTGGTGGCTTGGGTTCGCCCTTACTCATGTATTTAGCCAGCTCTGGAGTTGGTCAGATTACTGTGGTGGATCATGACTCGGTTGATCTCACCAATCTGCAGCGACAAATTGCACACACGACAGCGAGAGTTGGAACGGCAAAAGTCGAGTCAGCACGAGCGGCTATGTTGGCATTGAATCCCAATTTGAAGATTGAGTGTTTGGCGGAACGCCTCGATGAGACCCGCTTAAAAGACCTACTTGTTTCAGCGGATTTGGTATTCGATTGCACCGACAATTTCAAAACGCGTCACGCTATCAACGCAGCGTGCGTGGCTGCGCGGGTTCCCTTAGTGTCCGGCGCAGCGATTAGTTTTGATGGGCAAATTACAGTATTCGATTTTCGAAAAGATGATGCGCCGTGCTATGCCTGTCTATTCTCACCCGAGCAAGCGTTCGAGGAAGTGCAGTGTTCCACCATGGGAGTATTTTCTCCGCTGGTCGGGATTATCGGGACAATGCAGGCGGCGGAAGGATTAAAACTGTTGATGAATGTGGGAACTTCTTTGAACGGTCGCTTGCTCATGCTTGATGCCAAGCACATGGATTGGTCTCAAGTGAGGGTTGCGAAGAATCCTCACTGCCCCGTGTGTGCTTCAGTCTCAAGCAGCTGA
- a CDS encoding S41 family peptidase, producing MGSKLKSISLIGFGMVAGAAISLQLSALAQKDSARSLPLEKLGEFSEIFGLIKSDYVEPVDDEKLLTDAISGMVSSLDPHSSYLDKDALKELRESTEGKFVGLGIEVGTEDGYVKVISPIEDSPAFRAGIQAGDLITRIDSVPVKGLSIDDAVKRLRGAPNTKITLTIARKTEDKPVVVTLVRELIKQHSVKAKLIEPGYAWIRISQFQEPTVEEMVKRIQALYAQDPQLKGLVLDLRNDPGGVLPGAIGVSAAFLPKDVPIVSTNGQVADAKQVYYAKPEFYRTEELQDPLLKLPAAAKKIPMVVLINGGSASASEIVAGALQDYQRATIMGTRSFGKGSVQTVHQITENTGVKITTARYYTPNGRAIQAKGITPDLQVEETESGDSFNSLRTREVDLEKHLKNDKDAEKEAERAQDRVDELEEEQRLAGLAKKYKPFEYGSKADFQLRQALNYLKGLPLQVAQVAKAKTNATSKSNQKATKEAKGAKKP from the coding sequence ATGGGCAGTAAATTAAAAAGTATCAGTTTGATTGGCTTTGGCATGGTGGCTGGCGCCGCCATTTCACTGCAGTTGTCGGCCTTAGCGCAAAAGGATAGCGCACGCAGTTTGCCCTTGGAAAAACTCGGTGAGTTTTCTGAAATTTTCGGTTTGATTAAATCGGATTATGTCGAGCCTGTCGATGATGAAAAATTGCTGACCGATGCGATTTCAGGCATGGTGAGTTCTTTAGATCCTCATTCTTCCTACCTCGATAAAGATGCACTCAAGGAGCTGCGGGAAAGTACCGAAGGTAAGTTTGTTGGTCTTGGAATCGAGGTGGGCACAGAAGATGGCTATGTGAAGGTCATCTCACCGATCGAAGATTCTCCTGCTTTTAGAGCTGGGATACAAGCCGGTGATTTGATCACTCGGATCGATTCGGTGCCGGTAAAAGGTTTGAGTATTGACGATGCCGTGAAGCGTTTACGTGGCGCACCGAATACCAAAATTACGCTGACCATTGCACGAAAAACCGAAGATAAACCAGTGGTGGTCACCTTGGTGCGCGAACTAATTAAGCAACATAGCGTGAAAGCCAAATTGATCGAGCCTGGTTACGCATGGATTCGGATTTCGCAGTTTCAAGAGCCCACCGTGGAAGAGATGGTGAAGCGCATTCAGGCATTGTATGCGCAAGATCCTCAACTGAAAGGCCTAGTACTTGATCTTCGTAATGATCCAGGCGGCGTTTTGCCTGGCGCCATAGGCGTTTCTGCGGCATTCTTACCCAAAGATGTGCCCATCGTCTCCACGAATGGTCAAGTTGCAGACGCTAAGCAAGTGTATTACGCCAAGCCAGAGTTTTATCGCACCGAAGAGTTGCAAGATCCTTTGCTCAAATTGCCGGCCGCGGCGAAGAAAATCCCCATGGTCGTTCTCATCAATGGCGGCAGTGCTTCAGCTAGTGAAATTGTTGCAGGTGCTTTGCAGGATTATCAGCGGGCGACGATCATGGGAACACGTAGCTTCGGTAAAGGTTCAGTACAGACCGTGCATCAAATTACGGAAAACACTGGGGTAAAAATTACGACCGCGCGTTATTACACTCCTAATGGACGAGCGATCCAAGCAAAAGGGATCACGCCTGATTTGCAAGTTGAAGAGACTGAGAGCGGTGATAGTTTCAATAGCTTGCGTACGCGTGAAGTCGATTTAGAAAAACATCTGAAGAATGACAAAGATGCCGAAAAAGAGGCCGAACGCGCGCAAGATCGGGTCGATGAATTAGAGGAAGAGCAGCGACTGGCTGGTTTAGCGAAAAAGTACAAACCTTTCGAATACGGTAGTAAGGCTGATTTCCAATTGCGACAAGCTTTGAATTACCTAAAGGGTTTGCCTCTTCAAGTAGCACAGGTGGCGAAGGCAAAAACAAATGCGACCTCGAAGTCCAATCAAAAAGCGACGAAAGAAGCGAAAGGCGCTAAGAAACCGTAA
- a CDS encoding murein hydrolase activator EnvC family protein, whose product MSAALHLDVAAQTTRTKEKKKVEAERVEVQQRLDELKKDIRKTETAKERAVDALEESEQAISDANRAILDLQAEQKKAEARLQALMEEANRLAAQVDKQKHQLSEFLRQQYMHGDSDRIKLLLSGENPNRINRDMHYMSYISKTQAKLIESVKTSLAEVEKNKLEAQEAKQELDDIAQEEKQHKKGLESQKKKRAALLAELANKLRAQRKEADNLRRDEQQLNSLIKKLEEQARQEQIKLAQAEKLRKEKQAKALAAEKAAEKAAEAAGQKASTAQKSSEATETKSSKAVMDDTPIIGVLDQSSFAKLKGQLRMPIAGELLAKFGNKRIDSLNWKGVFIKANEGAEVRAIGAGRVMVSGWWRGYGNMILVDHGGEYISIYAGNQSVLKNRGDMVKAGEAIALVGNTFGADEAGLYFEMRYKGQAFDPLTWMKK is encoded by the coding sequence TTGTCTGCCGCGCTGCATTTGGATGTGGCAGCACAGACGACGCGTACAAAAGAAAAGAAAAAGGTGGAAGCGGAACGGGTCGAGGTGCAACAGCGCCTCGATGAACTCAAGAAAGATATTCGCAAAACCGAAACTGCAAAAGAGCGTGCGGTCGATGCTTTGGAAGAATCTGAGCAAGCGATTTCTGACGCCAATCGTGCAATTCTCGATTTGCAAGCTGAGCAAAAAAAGGCAGAGGCGCGCTTACAAGCCTTGATGGAAGAAGCTAATCGATTAGCGGCACAAGTCGACAAGCAGAAGCATCAGCTTTCTGAATTCTTGCGCCAACAATACATGCATGGCGATAGCGATCGGATTAAGTTGTTGTTATCGGGAGAAAATCCAAATCGAATTAATCGAGATATGCATTACATGAGCTATATCTCGAAGACACAAGCCAAATTGATTGAGAGTGTGAAGACGAGTTTGGCAGAGGTCGAGAAGAACAAGCTCGAAGCGCAAGAGGCCAAACAAGAGTTGGACGACATCGCACAAGAGGAAAAACAGCATAAGAAAGGCCTGGAGTCCCAGAAAAAGAAACGTGCGGCTTTGTTGGCTGAACTAGCGAATAAACTGCGGGCGCAGCGTAAAGAGGCAGATAATTTACGGCGAGATGAACAGCAATTAAATAGCTTAATTAAGAAGCTTGAAGAGCAAGCCCGACAAGAGCAAATCAAACTTGCGCAAGCCGAGAAGTTGCGTAAAGAGAAGCAAGCAAAGGCCTTAGCAGCAGAAAAGGCGGCCGAGAAGGCCGCTGAGGCTGCAGGACAAAAAGCGAGCACCGCGCAAAAATCCAGCGAAGCGACCGAGACAAAATCGAGTAAAGCTGTGATGGACGATACGCCCATCATTGGCGTCTTGGATCAATCTTCGTTTGCTAAGCTCAAAGGGCAATTGCGGATGCCGATCGCCGGTGAGTTATTAGCAAAATTTGGTAATAAACGCATTGATAGTTTGAATTGGAAAGGCGTTTTTATTAAAGCAAACGAGGGTGCTGAGGTGCGTGCTATTGGTGCCGGAAGAGTCATGGTGTCGGGCTGGTGGCGTGGGTATGGCAATATGATTTTGGTCGATCATGGCGGCGAATACATCAGTATTTATGCGGGCAATCAGTCGGTTCTGAAGAATCGCGGCGACATGGTTAAAGCTGGCGAGGCAATTGCCTTAGTCGGCAATACATTTGGTGCCGATGAGGCCGGCTTGTATTTCGAAATGCGGTACAAAGGACAAGCCTTCGATCCTTTGACTTGGATGAAAAAATAA
- a CDS encoding rhodanese-like domain-containing protein yields the protein MNFITDNLLLISIAVVSGFALLLPNLQRRGARVSQLQATQYMNQAKTLVLDVRSAEEFASGHLPGAKNIPLDQLSGRVSEIEKSKNNVVITVCQSGVRSANAVSVLNKAGFTQVFSLDGGVAEWKAQSLPTVK from the coding sequence GTGAATTTCATTACCGACAATCTCTTATTGATCTCAATTGCTGTGGTTTCTGGTTTCGCATTGCTGCTTCCAAACCTCCAACGTCGTGGCGCACGCGTCTCACAATTGCAAGCAACCCAGTACATGAATCAAGCCAAAACTTTGGTACTCGATGTACGCAGCGCGGAAGAATTCGCTAGTGGTCATTTGCCAGGTGCGAAAAATATTCCACTCGACCAGTTAAGCGGTCGCGTTAGCGAAATCGAAAAATCAAAGAACAATGTTGTGATCACGGTATGCCAATCAGGCGTGCGTTCGGCGAACGCAGTGAGTGTTTTGAACAAAGCCGGATTTACTCAGGTTTTTAGTCTCGACGGTGGCGTTGCCGAATGGAAAGCGCAAAGTCTGCCAACAGTGAAGTAA